Within the Gammaproteobacteria bacterium genome, the region GCCAGACGCCAGTACCGTCCCAGATCAGGAGCTTGAGGCGGTTCTGGCGTCGGTTGCGGAAGGCGTAGGCCGTGCCGTCGCAAGGGGACCGGCCGAGCGTGTTTTGTACCCGCTGGGAGAGGCCATCGATGCCGGCACGCATGTCGATCGGTTCGACCACCAGCCAGACTTGGGTCGGTGCCGGGATCATGGCAGTTGCCGCAACAGGTCGGCCAGCCATGGAGCCCCGTCCGCCGGCAACTCGATTCTCCAGCCGCCCGGACTGTGGAGCCGTACGACGTTCCCCGTTACCGGTGCACCCACGCT harbors:
- the tnpB gene encoding IS66 family insertion sequence element accessory protein TnpB (TnpB, as the term is used for proteins encoded by IS66 family insertion elements, is considered an accessory protein, since TnpC, encoded by a neighboring gene, is a DDE family transposase.), giving the protein MAGRPVAATAMIPAPTQVWLVVEPIDMRAGIDGLSQRVQNTLGRSPCDGTAYAFRNRRQNRLKLLIWDGTGVWLCQRRLHRGHFTWPTSDATTFALTPAQWDWLTAGVDWQRLSAPPPSQWQV